Part of the Mauremys reevesii isolate NIE-2019 linkage group 4, ASM1616193v1, whole genome shotgun sequence genome is shown below.
GGCTTTAACATCCATTGTGTAGGGGCCTGTACTGGCAGCCATTTTTTACTGGCACACCGtaccggcccactttcacctctggtctaAGCCCCTTTGGATCTGTGATACCCAGTGACAGTCTTGCCTGAGAAGGGGCTGCACAATTCTGCCCTTGGGGGACTGTACAGAGGAACCCAGCAGCATTGCTGATTTCTCTGcatggccggcggacaagcaggCAGTTCCTGTACAAAGAGACCCACTGAGATGAGATCCCATTAGGGAGGGGGCAATCGCCTCTTGAGAGCCCCTCACTCACCCTTCCCTGTGGCCTGGAAGAGGTTGTGTGCCAGGTTCTTCTTGTCCATGTCCTCTAGCACCTTCCCGGCCACTTCCACCGCGTAATCCTCCTTGTAGTAGCTGACTAGCAGGCGAGTGATTTCTACAGCATCTGCTTTTTCCAGCTCTCCCCATTTGATACGGTTATAACCTGGCCTGGGCTGGAAATTGTTCAGCTTGTCTTTAAACGCCTTCAAGTCCGACTCACCTAGCTCTCTAATGGTGTCGAACAGATGGTCTC
Proteins encoded:
- the LOC120403208 gene encoding pyrin-like isoform X3, which translates into the protein MGKTLRDHLFDTIRELGESDLKAFKDKLNNFQPRPGYNRIKWGELEKADAVEITRLLVSYYKEDYAVEVAGKVLEDMDKKNLAHNLFQATGKAPGGTQQTPEPTSSTQTRVTGDEIDLR
- the LOC120403208 gene encoding pyrin-like isoform X1; protein product: MGKTLRDHLFDTIRELGESDLKAFKDKLNNFQPRPGYNRIKWGELEKADAVEITRLLVSYYKEDYAVEVAGKVLEDMDKKNLAHNLFQATGKAPGGTQQTPEPTSSTQTRVTAGVAAPMPREHRPGSARAGDSGDEIDLR
- the LOC120403208 gene encoding pyrin-like isoform X2, whose translation is MGKTLRDHLFDTIRELGESDLKAFKDKLNNFQPRPGYNRIKWGELEKADAVEITRLLVSYYKEDYAVEVAGKVLEDMDKKNLAHNLFQATGKAPGGTQQTPEPTSSTQTRVTGVAAPMPREHRPGSARAGDSGDEIDLR